The Opitutales bacterium genomic sequence TATGGATACGGCCGCCGAAATCCGGACCGAACTGAACAATTTCCGCAAAGAAAGACTGAAGGATTTGATGGATTGGGAGTGAGTCGTTCGCATGACTTTATGGGCAAATCAGTTGAGACAACACTGGTTTTAGATAGATCTTCCAAATGCGGCTCTATTCTTCGGAACGTCTCAGGCAGCAAATCGCCTTTATCAAAGAGATCGATGCTCTCAAAGGAGTCACCCGTCGATCGCTTCTGCTGAGTCGTGAACGTTACGAGAACTCAGCTGAGCACAGTTGGCATATTGCACTCTTGGCAATGATCATGACCGAGTATTGCCCAGAGGAACTTAATACTCAGCATACCGTTAAACTTTTACTCATACACGATATAGTAGAAATCGACGCGGGCGATGTCTTCATCTACGACTCAGAGGGTCAGGCCAATAAAACGGATGACGAAGAGGCCGCATGTGAACGCATTTTTGGCCTGCTCCCCGATGATCAGGCCCAGCACTTTAAAGCGCTCTGGCAGGAGTTTGAGCACGGAAAAACCCCTGAAGCCATATTCGCCCGCTCGATCGATCGCCTCATGCCACTGCTCCATAACTACTTCAATGAGGGAGCAGCTTGGAAGAAACATGGGGTTGTTTACGATCAGGTTATTGAGGTGAATAGTAAAATCGCTGAAGGATCACCGAAGCTTTGGGAATTCGCCCAGGGACTGATTAATGACGCAGTCGCACAGGGCTGGCTATCTCACTAGGGCCACTGATCCCAAACCAAACGAGTCTTCAATCGCCATCACGATCGCGAAAACTTCTCTCTTTCGACGCCGTAGTATCGCTGGAGGAAGAACACCAAACGTGCACGCAAGACCTCTTTCTCCGTGTCAGACAATGATCCAGGCATCTTTGGCTCCAAGTAAGTAGCAATATAGCTATCCACGGCATACCCAATGGAAACCAAATCTGGGCTCAAAGGATTTACCGTAGGACTTGTCTTGTTCTCTACCGCGTAAATTATCCAGTCATTCTCTTCCACTGAAGTAGCATCGGGATACCAAAGTTCTTTGGAAGGTATCACCTGGCTCCAAAAATCCTTATCGTCGATGTCTGGGAGCACTCGGGAGACATAAGTCACTCGGTGTAGCATCCTCCAGACCCCAACACTATGCGGTTGCGCGTTTCGAAGAGCAGCGGCATCAGGATCATTACTAAACCGCAACCAATCTGGGTCGACCACCGAATTGAAGAAGTCGTCAAAGTATTCAGATTTTGGCGACAGGTAGTAGGATAGAAAACGGTAGCCACGCACTTTCCCGGGCTGAAGCTTCGAGGTATATGGGTAGACTTCATTCCATTTCTTATCCCCAATCTCAGCCGTAGTCATCCGTTGATTAATAAAACCTTCACCCTCAACTTTGGACTTAATACCGAAGGTGACTG encodes the following:
- a CDS encoding HD domain-containing protein, with the protein product MRLYSSERLRQQIAFIKEIDALKGVTRRSLLLSRERYENSAEHSWHIALLAMIMTEYCPEELNTQHTVKLLLIHDIVEIDAGDVFIYDSEGQANKTDDEEAACERIFGLLPDDQAQHFKALWQEFEHGKTPEAIFARSIDRLMPLLHNYFNEGAAWKKHGVVYDQVIEVNSKIAEGSPKLWEFAQGLINDAVAQGWLSH